In the genome of Scatophagus argus isolate fScaArg1 chromosome 20, fScaArg1.pri, whole genome shotgun sequence, the window TCTAAAAGTGCTTTTTAGAGAAATGTTAAAACATAGCGTAATGTTCACATTGTTCTACAGCGTCGGTTTTTgccaaaaatatatatataaaaagtcAACAAACGTATTTGATTTAGTTTTGGGTGTTGGATCATGCagcattacattttaatttgccaACTGTTTACTCTTGTTACCTGCTACATGGTCATATAACTTGATATCACAGCAGATATTCATTAAGTTTAAAAGCTTTTAAGTATTATTCATTACAACAGCTGACATTTGTGTTCTCTTGGACCAGTTGGGTTGCTGTAAATGAAACCTAACACAATGAAACAGATAATTGCATTGCTTTCAAGAGGTGCCAGAAACAGTAGTGATAAATAATTCAATGGGGAATCTTCAACTGGGGAAACACTCCACCAGTGGTGAGCGTTTATAAGGTACTTGAGGTGAAATTGTGAATACCACTTTGTTAATACCACAGTTAATACAATAgtcttaagataagataaactttattgatcccacagtggggaaatgcACTTGTCGTGGCAGtgcacaagaacagaatagagtgcaaaaaagtgtgcaaaaacagttacaaaaactGTAGAGTTAATAAATTAACTTACAAGTAAACAgagtacaatatacagctatatacagtttacagtttacatttaCAGTTCAGACAGGGATTAGAGTCACTCTGCTCTTACTGCCACCAATAATGGTGAAGCGCAGTATGGAATCAGGCGCTAAAATACAAACCTGAAAGGATTTGGTTAGTAATCAATGTCAGTGTGACTGCACCAACACCAAGCTGACACATACCTGTGGTGCGGCAGAAGGTAGAATCTACACAGTATTTGACAGCTGCAGTATTGCAGCAAGCAGGTATGTCAATCCATCATTAAATTTCAGCAGTGAGGGTGGCATTTACATCACCACAGCCCCATGGCCCATACAGAATTCACAAGTCAAGGAACATTGTAAGACAGAATTGATGAATGGCATTCAGGCCTATGTAAAACAATTTTTGTGAAGATTACTGTCTCTGTGGGCAAATTTTTTTGTCATAAAGGAAAGCTACCCTGGATTTTGCCTTTGAAATTAatattgtcatttgttttgtcagatgACAGTTACATGGTTGCTGATGCTAGCTGACAGATTATACTCCAAGGTACCTGGTGTGGTGGCACACTGAATTGGAGCAGATcaaatgtgtgagtgagtaaCATAACAACAGCTAACCAACAAAAAATGTCTTCCACTTTTGTCTGTCAGGTGTGGCCGATGGTGTAGGTGGTTGGCGTGATTATGGTGTCGACCCGTCTCAGTTCTCAGCCACCTTAATGAGAACCTGTGAGCGACTGGTGAAGGAGGGACGCTTCACTCCAAGTAATCCAGTGGGTATCCTAACCTCTGGCTATTATGAGCTTCTGCAGAATAAAGTTCCGCTGCTAGGTGGGTATACACAGAGACAGCACGACATACAGATGATATATTGCAGTACACAGACAGTCAGTGGTGGAGTGAGTCATGCTTCATATTTGAACAGACATACTCTAAGAAAAAATAACGTAGCTGCAGGATGAGTCAGACCATAGCGAGATGCATAACGTATTGCTAAAATTTATCGGGTCGCATTTCTTTTAGTAACCTTTCAGAAAGGTGCATCcttttgataaaaacaacagatggTCACAGAACGTTCAGCTTCTCCCCATGCATTGCTTTATGTTAACTCTTTCTCATCGTTGATTAAAAGCTTACGTCTGCATTCTTCTGAGTGATGTAATACATGTGAGGTAACTAAATAACTTAACCAGTCTGTATTTCATTATGCCGACACATGGAAGTTGTGACCCTGTGGGGCTAAACCTTCAGTGTGAATGTTGTGCCTCGCACCAGAGTTCTAAAAGGTCAAGAATTCGTGTGCAACTGCACACTGCAAGAGAGTTGAATAGTTTTTAGAAGCATACATATCAAACATGTGAAggtcacatttttttctgaggCTTGATATGTCTCACCCACAGCCACCACTGACACTGAATGTTAATCTCCTCCCCCTTGTCACGATGTTTGTCAAATGGCCTACTTTTATTTTGGGAAGCTGTGACAAGGTCTGTGCTTGACCTTACTGCTCAAGGTTACTTGAACTGTTTGTAACTAAAGCTGCAGTCACTGGGACAAGCATGGCACATgacccttgttttttttttcctcttttttttggtGCAAGGTCACTTGCGAATTGCATAATAATCTTACCTACACACCCACCATGTAGGCATGAAATTCACCTCTCCAGAAAGTGAAGCACAAATTAGAAAAGACGTGCTTGATTTTTCCACTGTGGTAGTCTCCTCAAAGTGACATTGGTTTCTTTCCTACTGTTCTCTTGTTAAATTTTACCCTGTGTATACAGTACATAATCGTAACTGTATTGTTTTggtcttctgtgttttgtagGGAGCAGCACAGCCTGTATTGTGGTTCTGGATCGACGGAGTCACCGGCTACACACGTGTAACCTCGGTGACTCGGGCTTCCTTGTGGTTCGTGGAGGAGAGGTAGTTCATCGCTCAGACGAACAGCAGCACTATTTTAACACGCCCTTCCAGCTGTCTATCGCTCCTCCAGGAGCTGAAGGGGTGGTACTCAGTGACAGGTCAGTAGCTCAGGCGATTTAAAGAATATATATTCTTTAGCTTTTTAGCATTGCAGCACActacacaggaaaacacaagtcagtcagagaaagataaaagttaaaatgttctTTGTTGCTGAACTACTTCCCTGGTTCAGCCTGCACATGCCACAGTTGGTGTGTATGCCATTTTGCAAAATAAGTGATGAAAAGCAGAACatgttcactttcattttcccttCTCAACAAATGTTGAGATAATCAGACTGGATTTGTTAAAACATTGCTTTTCCTCTCATGTGGGCAGCAAACGTAGAACTTTTAGACAGTGTTTGCAGGATAAACAAGACCTGCTTTGGCATCACATTCCTGACACGGCTACCTTAAATACTCTGTCCTTATATCACCAACCGCATGGAAAATCAACTCATCTCATATCCTGTTTATAGTTAATTGTTCTGGTTTACATTTCAGCTATTTTAAATATGAACACACCACCATcgtcatcattattatcacaAAACCCAAATAAATCAGCCCTCATCagcacatgtacatacataatCAGAAAAACGTTGGGAATTTTGTATTCAGATTGAATTTGAATAAGTGGTTAAGGGTTGATACTGTTTTCTCATGAACTTGTTTGTAAGAGTAATTTATACACACCATTATCTCTGTGTTGTTCCCTGCACAAAGCAATGTGATTCTCTGGCTCCAACCAGTCCAGTGAAGCTTGTGTCTCTTAGAAAATCTAGAAAATATCTAGAATGTGATTCCAAAATGTTTCCTCATGAAGTAACATTTAAAGTACAAGACACAGAATGCACAAGCATGCATATAGGCTTTCCAGGCTGCTCAGATAGGTGTGACATTCTGAGTCTGACAATGGAAGCCTGAATAATGACAGATAAACCTTCTGTAATCCACTTGGAGCAGCCTCGAGGACCAGATTTTGAATTCTTTTTCCATTGGTTTAATCCTGTTTTTCTGGTGTGAAGTAAAGTTTAAGATTGAACCATTTAACAACTAaacatttaagtacatttaTGTATCTGTTGTGTGTCACCTTAAAATAAAACCCATAGAAATATAGCCTGAACATAAGGTTAAAGGCCCTCATAAAATAAACTTGAGTTTGGTGTCAGAAAGCAACAGGACCTGGCaaggacacacaggacagacTACTCCCGAGTTAGCTGTCAGATTAAACACCCACGCTCCATCCACCCTGAAGATTTGGCAGAGTGACTTCTGACCTGCCTAATTCCATATTGGAAACTGTTTACAGCCGCTCAGGCGCTGCATGCTCGTGTTTCACTTGTGACTGATTTTGCCATGACCCCCATTTCCTCTAGTCCCGAAGCTGCTGACAGCTCCTCCTTTGACGTGCAGCTCGGTGACATCATCCTGACGGCAAGCGACGGCCTCTTTGACAACATGCCAGACTACATGATTCTTCAGGAGCTCAAGAAAATCAAGGTGTCATATCTGGATTGCAGCTTATTCTTTCATACATACTGTATCTAattataaaacataaacacaggaaaaaaatgcatctttcacatttattaccttttatttttgctcatttCAGGCTACCAACTATGACAGCATCCTACAGACTGCACAGAGCATTGCAAAGCAAGCTCACGACCTTGCCTACGACCCCAACTATATGTCCCCTTTTGCACAGTTTGCCTGTGACAATGGACTGAACGTGAGAGGTAAGTATACTGTGCTTCATATGCTGTGTTGTCCCTTAAAAGGACCATGCTTTAAACAGTACATGCAATTCAGATGTTAAGCCAAAATGGCCTTTTTCTTTACTGAAGCAGaaatctttgaaatgttttatccTTTCTTTTATCCTTCCGTTGTTATCACTTGCCAATTTTAGCTGCAACCCCTAAAGACTGAAATGAAGtggatattttacatttattacagGACACataatttttgtatttattgataaatggaaatgaaaaactgatgaTCAGTCTTAGCACAATTTGTCACACTCTTTGTCTTATCCTGCAGGAGGGAAGCCAGATGATATCACGGTGCTGCTGTCCATTGTGGCTGAATAtacagactgactgtgtgtgagagtgcatgCGTGCTTCTCTGGGGCTGGTCCTTCCTTGCCGTCTGCCTGAGTCTTCCACCTGCAGCCctccaaaaaaaataatgcaccGCATCCTGTGGACTGACAGGGGAAGCCCACCGACATGACGCACACTCCTCGCTGCGGGGCTGACGTCcacctgtgtttttgttttcttcctctgtttggTTTTGGTACTTGAACGGGTGAGGGGAAGCAGGCAGCTAGAACAATGTCATGTTGAtcatgatgcaggaggagaTGAGTACGACAGGCTGAGGGATGCATTTCAGTCTACCATGTCTCATTGTGTGGCATCAACACTTTTTAGGTGATGTGACTAAGAGACAGTCCAGGACAGTTTGCTTTGCCTGAGGGTTTTAAAACCTAGTAGCCCTCATGTATAAAAAAGCTATATTATAAGAGGAGTAAGCCATGGTTTGGGATTCTTCAGAACGTAGTTATATAGCCGACTATTGAATCCAGCCGTCTGTTGTTTCAGTAGTTAATCTGTTCCTTGTTGTAAACGTGTTTGAACAAAGTATATTGAGGGACTGAGGCTGGATGTGGATGGGTGTAGAGAATGAGATCTGGTTTGTTCGAGAGTGAGAGTTGGGTTTCAGTGTCATTGGATTTAGGAGTGTGAACAATGGAAGAGGTCACAAATTACTCAGATCAAAGAAACCATGAGATTTGTTAGAGTTTACATGTGAAAGTTGGTCAGGCTTGGTCACTTGGCTGAGGATCCGCACATCCTGATCAGttgtaaatatttctgtgttgtcaGGACTAAGTTCTGGCCTTTTGGTTGTCTTTGCTTTGGTTGTTGAAGTAAACCCCTATTTCATTACTCTTGTGGAAGGTGTACACATGCATTCATAAGTATATTTTCCTGTGTAGATGTTAATCTTGAAGTAATCTTTATCAAACCCACACTTCCACTGGCTGAAACGAGCAAGAAGATATGTGCTGAGATTGATAACTGTTGTGGTAGAAAggatgttagtgtgtgtgtgtgtttgtgtggcatACGTGGGAGAAGTTATTAAAAAGTGTGTAATGTATTTAATGTCTGTATTTGTAATCTCACAAAGCTAAAGCTAGCATCTGGGAATGCTTAAAATTGCAATGATAGGTCAGGCatgaaattaaaaggaaaagatgtatttttttaacattatttagTTTTAAAAGCAAGAGATTGAAGTGTCAGCTGACATGATTTATGTGTGATGGATGACAGAGATTCAGTGATCTTAACAAGAATCAGGTGTGTGTGactatttttttaatctctcagTTCCTTATTTCCctttacttttgtttgctgctttcatttttaattcagatGTCTAACTTGACACGATTTATATGACTATGGTCACCATGATTgtaaagagagtgtgtgtgtaagtgtgaaagtgtgtaaaaatgacattaatCGAAGACATTGATACTGTTCTGCTCATAATAGTCTGTCCCCTTTATCTATCAGCTCACCCAAGTTGTTTGGACAATGTCTTTACAGTTTAAAAGCAGGGGCACcaaagacacattttctttgtgtatgtAATAATGCTTTGTTGTGACACCATACAGCAATACTGTAAATTCTTGTGCTCTGCATCTTGTGTGGTGGTGAGGAAGTCTTAGAAATGATCAgagggatatttttttttttctatgccaacagctgttttttttgtttttttaaagaacaaaagctGTACCATATTCTTGGTTTAAGTTATACATGACTGTATAAGACAGGTTTATGAAACCAAAGAAGGAAAGCCATATATAAACACATGATTAGGGTACTGCTCTGTAGGCCCTGCTGTAACGATAACATGGTGTTTCTTCCATAtacataaaatgacaattaTTTAAATGCTATCTGTCTTACTGTCTGCATGGTTTCTGTCTTAGCTACTGGCACTATTTAAAGTTAATTTCACAAAGTTGTAGTCTCTTCTGGTCCTTAGAATTGGCTGTATATGGTGTATAAAGGTTCTGAACTTGGGAGATGGCCCTATCTTTGACAGGATGCAGAAGCAAGGTTGGTGAAAAGGTTATGGTGCTGTGAATTTGAAGTACGACGGTGAGCACAGTTTCAGCCTTAACAAATAGCTAGACCTGTAATCAAGAGGCCTTTCCTGTCATTGCAAGCTTGTCTCGTCTCGGTCGAGTTGCCCGATGTTTGATGTAAATGAAGTGTGCCCGTCTTTCTCTCCCGTAAAGCCGTTTCTCAAAGGTGCTTCTGCAGTCTGTATGGTATGATTGTCCTCTTTTCAGCAAgcaatgtttgtgtgtatgaaagatACAGCTATGTCTGCAGTGTAACAATGCAGGTCTAatttatgtaaatatgttttaaaatatgtacaatatttaaataaagaatcTAGTATTTATACTAAATTTGGTTGAGTGTTTTCTTCATGCACCGTTCACAAAAGACACATTCAGACTTAGAAAATTCAAGCTTATAAAGTGATTCAGAGCTGTAACGTAGATACtcttattacatttatttgacaactatATTTACCTTACggtttaacattttaaaaatgccatCAGCAAAATATTATGCATTAAAGTACCTTTGAGTTGAGAAATTCTTCCTGAGTTAAAAGTAAAATTCTGAAAGCAGGGCtaacattatttttaaactgtGCTATTATTACTTTTACCAAACCTAAGTCAAGGATCTGAACAGTTCTACCACTGGAGGCTGCAAAGTGATAAAATGTCCTTTTCATGTAACTTCATCTTTCCTGTTCTCCACGTCTTAAAGTTCAGCTGTGACTGAAAGTAGTAGTAGCATGATGTAAAGTCACAGTTACTGTCTAGAGAGAGATTACTTCTGCATGTTATCTTTGCATAAAAATCCAATAAAAACTCAAGGTAAAGAACTTAAGTTAGTTCACAAAAAGCTAGTGTTTAATACTGTACGTTAATATTTAACTTTCAGCAGTAGATGGCAGTGGAGAGTCACGGGATGCCATGGATGTTTTGTTTACTAATCTGCAGCAGCCTTTCTTCCTTGTAGCCGACAGCTAACCTACATTCTTGCTGACAGCAGGGGATTCGGGCTAAAATAGGTGTGTGTCAGCTGACAGTTGTGTGATGCTAGCATGTTAGCTTCGGAGTTAGCAAGCAGTTACTGTACTAACTTGGCGTTTGTCGTTTATAACGTTCGCTGCGTCTGGTCTTTAATACTTTGATCAACCGgtgcattttttgtgtgtgactcCATCATCGATTAATGGACCAAATCGGTTTATCATGAAACAAACCCGTTATTTAACGCCAAGTGGGTTTTTATAGCATTTCCGAGCTAGCTGAGAGGAAGCAATCTCCTTAGCAGTCGTAGCTAGCTGTTACAGTTGCTTAGCTAACCAGTAGGCGTCTTCATGGAGAGTTTTAAAGTGTTGAAGTTAAGCTTTCAATATTGGTTGTAAGGTTATGTTATGTGAACAGACCACAGAGCTGCGCTTTTTTTGCTAAGGTAAATGTTGATTAAATGGCAAAAACTGAGCAGGGCAATGGACTTGATTTGCGGGGCAGTACAGAGAAGCTGACAGAAAATGGGAAAGGCAATTCCTATGGGTCCGACCCAGAGGTAAACGGCAGTACAGTCCCCGGGGAGAAACAGGTCGACAAGTACGGATTCACCGGAGGAGCTCAGCAGTCCGTCGGAAATTTGTAAGTGAAACTGCTAATGCGCTAAGCTTTCCTGAAGTACTGTTGATGGTAACAGCGACTGAATTTACTCTTCAGTGGATTTTCCGCAGGCTCCCCCAGAGCTGTTGACTTTTTCCttccacattaaataaaaaataataataatataaatatttaagaCAGGCAGCTGCCCAAATCCGTGGTCATTTCACTCATGAGAAAGGACAGTGTTCGTGCTGTTAATTGAATGTGGACAAAGAAAAACTAAGGATAGACGTGGACCACTAGCACCCAGCCTTCTTGGCCTCTGATCCTTAAAAGCAAAGTTAGGACTACTTGTGACCCCTTGGCTTTGTCACAGGCCACAGGTACTCAGTGAGCTTGTCCATTCTTATATTTGACCTTTTAAACCATCAAATCATCTCCACGTCTCTGAGGGTCTTCTGACCTAAAGCTATGACTGTTTCTTGGTCTAAGTGTGAGGGGGATTGAGCTTTTGCTGTTGTGGCCTAAAGACATAGTCTTTGTCATTTGAACCTGCGTAATATCCCAGTTTTCGTTCTATATCCCTTTTGCTTTTACATAAGCTGATGTTTAACCTTGTGTTGAAAATTGCACAAAGTGACAGAAGAAGAACTTTGGCTATTGTCAATCAGctctttaattgtttttgctAAGAAGACCAGGCATGTTGACTAGGTGTGTTTGGGAGACCAGgaggggagagtgtgtgtgtgtatgatacCATTGCAGCTCTGCTCCTCGTAAGGACTGAGCTGAAGTGAGATACTTGTGCAAGTTTTTTGTAGGAGGTTGTAGGGAACTGAACAAGGGGAAAGTTCTCccacagcttcctgttttccttgttctttgctgctgttggcaAGTGTTCCACTGTTTTGTCTGAGGTTAGGTTTCCTGTGTGGACAAGGAAGAGATGAGCCACAGTCCCGCCCCCTCTGATGACAGGATTCCCCCGTCATAAGTACAGGAAAAATGTACAGGGAAATGACAGTACAGTATAGCCATTGTCAATTTGCATGAAAGTAACTTGTTTAATTTTATCAGTAACATTGTCTCCCATCTCCACAGTGCGGAAGAAATCCCAACTGAGGTGCTGAGGCAGCGTGAGGCAAAATGGCTGGAGATGCTCAACAGCTGGGACAAATGGATggccaaaaaacacaagaaggtCTGCTTTTTAAATTGTAAGGATCTTGTTGTTGCCACAGCAGTTTTGGAATAGACCAAACAATATGACTTCATTTCAGAACTTGAGCAGAAAAATATGTTATCCTTTCTCTGTGATGCATGGTTCAGGTATTTGAAATGTTATCTTTGACGATCAGTTACACAACATTGGAATGTTAAATTTGTTGAATAACAGGTGAAAGAGCGCTGTCAGAAGGGGATCCCTCCATCCCTGCGTGGCCGGGCCTGGCTCTACCTCACTGGAGGCAAAGTGAAAAGGGAGCAAAACCTGGGCAAATTCAAGGTCAGTCTTATATTTGTGATTCCTGCTTGTAAGCTTCCAGTTCCAGAATTAACTGCATTATATTGTAGTGGCAGTATAATActgataatattaaaaaaagaactggCAGGTGTGAAATGGCTAAAAAATGTCAGCAGTAATTTTGCAAAAGCTAACAACATGATGTTATGTTTGTAGGAACTGGACAGCCAGCCAGGAGATCCTAAATGGATAGATATTATTGAGAGGGACCTCCATCGACAGTTTCCCTTCCATGAAATGTTTGCAGCAAGAGGAGGTCATGGGTAAGCCATGCCTTCTAAATGCACACCTCCTTCACGGTGTCcgttattgtgttttaatgtggcTGAATATAGTTTCTGAATATAATTTATATTGCGTTCCTATGTTCAGGCAGCAGGACCTGCTCAGCGTGCTGAAGGCTTATACTCTGTATCGTCCTGAAGAGGGCTATTGTCAGGCTCAGGCTCCCATTGCTGCTGTACTCCTGATGCACATGCCAGCA includes:
- the LOC124051666 gene encoding protein phosphatase PTC7 homolog encodes the protein MLSVLSYGRLVARAVLGGLSQTDSRDYSLISASYGFGKDFRKGILKKGMCYGDDACFIARHRTADVLGVADGVGGWRDYGVDPSQFSATLMRTCERLVKEGRFTPSNPVGILTSGYYELLQNKVPLLGSSTACIVVLDRRSHRLHTCNLGDSGFLVVRGGEVVHRSDEQQHYFNTPFQLSIAPPGAEGVVLSDSPEAADSSSFDVQLGDIILTASDGLFDNMPDYMILQELKKIKATNYDSILQTAQSIAKQAHDLAYDPNYMSPFAQFACDNGLNVRGGKPDDITVLLSIVAEYTD